AAGGACAAGATAAAATGTCaaaatggagggggaggggggtggggaaagagaaatCGTTTGATTAAATAACTTATAAGAAACACGCTCACATTCATACCTCTGCAGTTCCCGGACAGTCTCCACATTGTGTGCGTATACGTCAAGTCCTGAGACAGCGACTGTTTCAACAGCTTTTAGGTCACCTCCGAAGTCGGGGGTCAGGCATTCCACTATAATTTTGGAATGTCTACAGAAACAATTGCAAGGTTATATGGTCTGGAAGACCCACAAATTACAACAATGAAAATCTACGAAGGATAACACCAAATTGCCATAAAATCTGAAAGATCAAATAGATTTCCATGGGCCATGTAGTGTACATCTATTATTAAAAGAAATTTTGTACAGATAAACTTTTTAGGATATGGCCAAATTCacccattttgaaaatgaaaggTGACCATGAAAGCAAAGGGTTAAAGGCAATTTCAGGTGTTCTTCAACTTCCTGACAAAGATTTCGCTACAACCTTTTCAATTTGGCCAGCTATTTTTATTTCTAATTGCTTGAATCTTAAAGCATTTTTTCTTGTACTAGGCCAGGGAAGTTATCTTGAGTAAAAATTACAAATAAATTAAATAGCTTCACCTTTCTTTTAATCGTGATACCGTCGCTGCAAAGTGTTTTGCTCCACCATCTGGAAGATCTGTGGAAAAGCAGCAAGTCACATGACAGCAGTAGTTATTCTACACCATAATCCTACTTTTATTGTATTAAAATATTCTAAGTTTAGTCAAACAACAACAAAAGGGCCATCTATGATTACAACAATTTCTGTCATTGTCCTTCCCATCAACAGAGCATCCAGGAGACAACATGTACACAGATGTCCAACTACCATTGGGCAGAATCCCATTTTGATGTAAAAGTCTTCAGGCTTTCCAAGAGTGTTATAGAGCAAGAtttcaattaatctatttcaatATTGTTAACTCACTTTACACAGCCCATGGCAGACTTAAGAGAACTGGATTTATTGATCAATGTGTTAGAAGTCTAGGGACTATGTATTCAAAACCCACAAGAGCCTGCACCTGAATGACTCAACAGTTGTGCTGCTAATGCCATTTTTTTCACAGGTTATATCCAGAGACTTACTCAGTGCAATTGGCAGTTGTAGTGTACGTGGTTTTTGGTGTGAAATCAAAGTAGCCATTATTAAGGTTCAACCGCAGGGCATTCACACAACGGGAGACATTCTTTGTAACAAAGCGTTTAATATACGGTTATAATATCCTCTACTTCTGTTGCTAGAAAGTTTAGATTTTTCCTTCCCCAAAATTTTGAAGAGCTAGTTGGCTTGACAATTCAAATAAATAAGAGGCATGGGGTGAAAAGGGAGGGCTAGCTGTGAGGAAAGTTCAAGTAGGAATGGATGTTTTTTTCTTTTGATTCTTGGGTTGTAGGTGTCGCCAGagtggctggcatttattgtccatccatagttgccatctagaaggtgatggtggaccatcttcttaaactgctgcagtctgtgtagtgagagtactcccacaatgcttttaggtagggagttccaggattttgatccagtggtgatgaaggaacgccgatatatgttGAAGCCAGGACTGACttcgaggggaacttggaggtgctgcccttgtccttctacgtggtggaGATTGTAGATTTGGGAggtgccttggcaagttgctgcagtgaatcctgtagatagtacgcactgcagccacgatcCACACAGTGGTGGATGTATGGCGCAAAAACCAAAGagtggggtcagagggggagagagcacggACGTTGGTGTGGAGAGAAAACCAAAGGCAGGCCACTGCAAAGACCAGGGAGGAGGCCAGATGAGAAAGCCCATATCGTGCCTGGGATCTAAAATTAAAACAGCACTGAAGTTGTTACCTCTTGCCAAGGTCACAAATTCCTGAATCTTTGTTCGGGTCTTAGTTGAATTTCTTTTTCTCCTCAATTTGATATTCGTAATAAAATTGTATTAATATGTATAATAATAACAGCATACCATACAAAGGTCTTAATAATGGGGGAAAAAATGAGTGATTAACAAACATTTTCCATACAGCTCACCATCTCTGTCCACAGAGGTCAGCACAACATAGTCAAGGCCCCACTCTGCTATTGCGTTTGCCGTGTTGAATGGTTCGTCTGGATCTAATGGTGGAGGCTTTCGACTGGTTTTTACTGAACAGAAACGGCAGCCTCTTGTGCAGGTGTCACCCATTAACTGACAAGAGAAAACAAGGTACAAATAAACATTGAAGAAAAACCAGTAACTTTCATTTTATTCATCAAGGTAAAGTGGAATCCTTCAATTCTTTGAAGTGCATCACTGCTAAAGTATCAAAATGACACTTAAAAATGATATATCCACATTTATTTGTTGAGCACATAAAAACATTTCAGGATTGCACAACATAATTCAAATACATTTTACCAAAAAACTTCCAGAACCACACTCTGTATTGAGCCCCAAATGAAATACTAGAATAAATCCAAGTCATTTTCACCTGCTATTTAATATGGCTCTCGACAGGGACACAAAACCGAATCGAGACTGCATTTTAAGCTCTGCCAATGGCTCATTGGGTAAATGCAACACCACATGTTCTACTGACTCACACATGCAGAAAGGTGCCAGGACCAATCTCTGGTCTAGTCAACTAattgatctcagctagggcaacGGTGAGGGGGGCATAATTGgccacaggggaaaaaaaagccaactaatcctgctggaaagtacaaggATCTCGGGTGATGGCAGGATCTGACTTGGCTGTGTTGCCGCTGAGGTTGAGCAGCCTGCTCTCACTGTCTAGCCTCTCACATGGGCGAGGTACTGGAGTGTATGCTACACCCATGAAATTATTATTCAGTATGAGTTAGCTTCACCAAGTGAGGAGAGATTGTATCTTATGGGGATAACTCAACAGGAAAAGACAAAGGCAGATTGAAGCTTGCCACCACCTTCCCAATGGTAATCTTTTGAAGAACTTTAACAGAAGATTTAAATGAACAGCCTAGTGTTTAGACACTTTAAAAATAACATTGCTGAAAATAACACACAAGACTTAGGAACTTCATTATTTAGGGATTAGCGAAAGAGTGGGAGAAAATGAGGATGATGCAGCACATTAGGGCACTAATATTGCGGTGTTCTACTAGGATGCTTATGCTGCATTCCTTCATCAAGTAACTGcatcttttttttattaatcATGTAAGTTACATTTGTATTTATATTTGGAGGAATGTATCCATCTAATGCTGAGATTGCAGTATGGATTTCCAGTAGTTAAAGGAGTCAGATAGGTACAGTAATGGAGCATTAGACTCCCAACTAAGACACGCGAATTGTAATCTTAACTGGCATTTTCACTCAAGTTTTTACAGCTTCTTCCATGTTGCCTGGGAGAGAGCAAGGACTCTTCTTTTGCTACTCAACTATGCCCCCTTTGGAAATTAACCAAGCAGTAGCACTGTGCACCAACAAGGTGTCCTGATGGAGGACAGTGTGGAACTGGGGTGCTGCTGTGAAAGTTTGGGGAAAGTGATGGAGAAACAGTGATTTGACTTTAGAGctgtcacaattttaaaaaatcgttCATACATCTTACCATTATGGTGGCTGTAGCAGtgcctttctctccccctccccagcatTCTCCAATATTTGGGCATCTTGCCTCTTCACATacctaaaaaaaagcaaaaacctCATCTAATAATCAGGTATTTAGTATGTGTTTGTGAATAAACACTCAATGAGGAACTATAAATTCTCATTCAGATTGCATAGATTTGAATTCGGGCCTGCAATGTCTTTCCAATTTGAATACTAGTTACAGACAAACTCTGGTAGTCACTAGCTGGATTGCCTCAGTGACAATTCACCCAAAACAAGCTGAAACATCTTTCACCTTGAAAAGTGCACTTCCTGTTGGCAAATATATAGTAGCATCAAAGGCCCAGGCCATGCTGTGCTCCTGATTGAAAGGTGACAGAATGAAGGTAGAAGTTCAGGGAAAAGGGttcacttctttaaaaaaaaacacccacaaAGTTTCATACAATAGGGCAGCCATGTTTTTATAATTATTCAGACTGCATTTTGGTGGAAACTGGAGATATTGCAtaaaatgtacatcacagaaacaggccatttggcccaacaggtccacgccggtgtttatgctccacatgagcctcctcccacccttcttcatctaaccccatcaacatatccttctattcctttctccctcatgtgtttatctcgcttccctttaaatgcaccaatgctagtcgcctcaactactccttgtggtagcgagttccacattctaaccactctcttcgtaaagaagtttctcctgaattccctattggattttattattagtgactatcttatattaatggccccgagttctggtctccctgcaagtggaaacatcttctctatatctaccctatcaaatcctttcataatcttaaagacttctatcaggtcatctctcagccttctcttttctagagaaaacagccccagcctgttcaatgttTCCTACTAGGTAaatcctcagttctggtatcatcctagtaaatcttttttgcaccttctccatatTTCTTTGCAtattatcctttttataatatggagaccagaactgttcacagcactccaagtgtggtctaaccaaggttctatacaagtttaagataatttctctgcttttcaattctatccctctagaaatgaaccccagagcttggtatgcttttttttaaaaatggccttatcaacctgcgttgcttttagtgatttgtgcatctgtacccccagatccctctgctcctctacctcatttacgctcttattatccaagcagtacgtggcctccttattcttcctgccaaattgtaccacctcacacttatttatattgaaattcatttgccaattacaagcccattctgcaagtttattaatgtctccctGTATTTAGTTGCagacctcctcagtattaactatatgcAATTTGGTGgtgttcgcaaattttgaaattgtacttccaattcccgagtccaaatcgtttatgtaaatcgtgaacaacagtgttcccagcaccaatccttgtggaacaccacttcccactttattccagtctgagtaactacctttaaaccctactctgttttctgttttgtagctagtttgctatccattctgctacttgtttcttgactccacatgctctgaccttagtcatgagtctactatgcgataccttatcgaaggccttttgaaaatccaaatatattacatctactacattacccttgtctacccttgcCGTTACTTCTTCAtagaattcaataaggctggtcaagcatgacctatcCTTTTGAAATCCCTATCCTTTattacattttctgtttctagatgtttttcgattacatctttgagtaaagattccattatatttcctaccaccgacattaagctaattggtctatagttccttggacttgttctagctccttttttaaatataggaatcacactagctgtccgccagtcctctcgcactattcccttttctaatgattttttataaatatgtaatagtgcctctgctgtctcttccctaacttcttttaagatGTGTGGATGCAGTCCATCCGGAGCAGGGGTTTTATCttctctaaatttgattagtttatcaattatctctcccttttctatcttaaatgtctttatatcttttttgatctcttcttctaatgtcatgcccgccatgttagtctccccggtaaatactgaggcaaagtaattatttaatatttctgctacttcgctgtcattacctgtgagtttatcgtgtataTCTTTTACTGGCCCtacccctatcctgatttttcttttgttattgatgtgtctgtagagtacttcactatttctttttatattccttgataatttaatttcatattttCTCTTTGGCTTCTTAacattctttcctaaccttttcgtattcccttttgtcattctctcctttgtTTTCTATGCGCttaatgtatgcctttttctttagtttcaattttgcccttatttctttattcatccgtgGTGTGTCTATGGCTAGTATGTtcatgctttttagtgggatatacaaGGATTGAAAGATTTGGGAAATAATGTTTACTTTCACATGTCTCTGAGGTTGCCTATTGATCAAAATATCTTGGTTTAGTCCTTTCTTGGTCTCCTTGCCTCTTTTGGTTGCAATGAATTGGGTTGCTCCACAGGGTAACTCACTCTGAACTCCAGTACAtaattacctttttttaaaaattcgttcatgggatgtgggcgttgctggcgaggctggcatttattgcccatccctaattgccctcgagaaggtggtggtgagccgcctccttgaaccgctgcagtccgtgtggttaaggttctcccacaatgctgttaggtagggagttccaggattttgacccagcgacgatgaaggaacggcgatatatttccaagtaaggatggtgtgtgacttggagggagacgtgcaggtggtgttgttcccacgtacctgctgctcttgtccttctaggtggtagaggtcacgggtttggaaggtgctgtcgaagaagccttggcgagttctgcagtgcatcctgtggatggtacacactgcagccactgtgcgccgatggtgaagggagtgaatgtttggggtggtggatggggtgccaatcaagtgggctgctttgtcctggatggtgtcgagcttcttgagtgttgttggagctgcactcatccaggcaagtggagagtattccatcacactcctgacttgtgccttgtagatggtggaaaggctttggggagtcaggaggtgagacactcgccacagaatacccagcctctgacctgctcttgtagccacagtatttatatggctggtccagttaagtttctggtcaatggtgacccccaagatgttgatggtgggggattcagcgatggtaatgccgttgaatgtcaaggggaggtggttaggctctctcttgttggagatggtcattgcctggcacttatctggtgcgaatgttacttgccacttatcagcccaagtctggatgttgtccaggtcttgctgcatgtgggctcggactgcttcattatttgaggggttgcgaatggaactgaacactgtgcaatcatcagtgaacatcctcatttctgaccttatgaaggagggaaggtcactgataaagcagctgaagatggttgggcctaggacactgccgtgaggaactcctgcagcaaaaccTTGCTCAATATCAAATGTTAGTTACCATCACTTAGCCTTCGCTCCCTCTAGGTTTAAATGTAAAGACAAGTGTATAATGAGTAAAGTTATTCACAAAGTGACTTCAGCACAAAAAAGGCACAACAGGCTGGAGTACCAACAAACTCTGCCACCAAGTGACAGGACACTAGTCCAATCTCCCAACCTGCTGCATTTTTGTAGGAAGGCTGGATCAAAGACCATGTGCTTCCCCACTGAAAGGGAGAGATTAGAGGGATAATCGAGTGATAGCTCTTATCTCCCCTCCCCAGTTTCTGCTGAATGGCATTAACAGATGTCTCTGAGTAGGTTGCCCACTTTACGGGCCATACTAGATGCAAGGCCCAGAGAGATCACAAGGGAGAGAAGATAGGCGTGAAAAATTaaagggaggagaaaaaaaattcaaaatatagGAAGGTTATACACTGGCTGCTTCAATGAAGGCTGTCAGCAAGTACTTACAGTATGCAAATTCAAATTCCGAAGAGTattcttcaatttattataattttTCCCAAGAGGAATCTCTGTCTTCAACCATGGAGGCAATCTTAATCTAGAAATTCAAAGTATATTATAAAAATATCATTGCAATAGTTTCTTTCTCTTTAAAACTGAGCCCttcaagaatcatagaaaggttatagcacggaaggaggccatttggcccatcgggtccatgccggctctatgcaagagcaatccagctggtcccactcccccgccctatccctgtagccctgcaattttcttcctttcaagtacttatccagttcccttttgaaagctatgattgaatctgcctccagcaccccctcgggcagttcattccagatcctaaccattcgctgtgtaaaaaagtttctcctcatgtcgtctttggttattttgccaagcacgttaaatctatgccctctggttcttgacccttccgccaatgggaacggtttctctctgtctattctgtctagacccttcatgattttgaatacctctctcaaatttcctctcaatcttctctgtttgaaggagaacaaccccagcttctccagtctatccatatagctaaagtccctcatccatggaatcattctagtaaatcttttctgcaccctctctaaggccttcacttctttcctaaagtgcggtgcccagaactggacacaatactccaaatgtggtcgaaccagtgttttataaaggttcatcatgacttccttgctattgtactctacgcctctatttataaagcccaggatcccctatgcttttttaaccgctttctcaacctgccctgcccccttcaacgatttgtgcacataaacccccagatctctctgttcctgtaccccttttagagttgggccctctagtttatattgcctctcctcgttctacctaccgaaatgtatcacttcgtatttttctgctaaatttcatctgccacatgtccgcccatttcaccagcctgtctatatcctcttgaagtctatcactatcctcctcacttccaagttttgtgtcatctgcaaatttggaaattgtgccctgtacacccaaatccaaggcattgatatatatcaagaaaagcagtggtcccagcaccgacccctggggaacacctccctccagtccgagaaacaaccattcatcactactctctgcttcctgttacttagccaattttgtaaccatgctgctactgccccctttattccataggcttcaatcttgatgacaatcctattatgcggcactttatcaaatgccttttcaaagtccatatacaccacatcaaccgcattgccctcatctaccctccctgttcccgcatcaaaaaactctatcaagttagttaaacacgatttgcctttaacaaatccgtgctggctttccctaattaatccacacttgtccaaatgattgttaattctgtcctggattatcatttctaaaagtttccccaccaccgaggttaaactgactggcctgtagttgttgggtttatccttacacctttttttaaactagggtgtaacatttgcaattctccagtcctctggcatcacccccgtatctttggaagattatggccagtcctctgcaatttccacccttacttccctcagcaacctgggatgcataccatccggaccgggtgacttagctactttaagtacagctagcctttctagtacctcctctttatcaatttttagcccatccactatctcaactacatcatcttttactgagactctagcagcatcttcttccttggtaaagacagatgcaaagtactcatttagtacctctgccatgagtagatctccattttggtccctgatcgaccctacccctcctcttattactacccatttactctttacatgcctatagaagacttttagattcccttttatgtttgctgccagtctattctcatactctttctttgcccctattatttcccttttcacttcccctctgaactttctatattcagcctaggTTCtcgcttgtgttatcaacctgacatctgtcacacgccccttttctctgcttcatcttattctctatctcttttgtcatccagggagctccggcttcagttgccctacctttgtcccacgtgggaatgtacctagatgaCTATATGGCAGTGCAGTATACTGACACAGCGGAAGATGTGGGCTCATCTGTATTTCCCCTCTCACTGAACTACTATCATCAGCTGTGTCAGGAGCTTTTCCACTGAGAAGATGAAAACATCAATGGAAAGTCATACTGCATCGCGCGCACGCACTCCCAGCAACCAATCATAAGGCAATACAGACAGTTGCTCGAGAGCAGCTTGCTTGTTTCCCCATCCTCTTTTGGTCCTGTAGACTTGGAGAATGGGAGAAAAAAATAACAAGGCGTCAGAAAAATCTAGGGGAAGTCAGACTATTCTCTCATTTTATATGAGAAAATATTAGCTAAAGGAGAATTTTGAttgacaactttttaaaaaaaaaattgtcaagttTCCCTACTGGTACGGAGATCCTGCAGTCAGAACTCCCTCCCTGCTAGGCTGCTTCAGCAATGTCATCGATGAAGAATGTCCCTGTGCATTTCAGACTAGCTGTACAAGAAACAGGGAGGAACCACAAGTTCAAATGGTCTTAGTCAATCCAGAACCACCCAAACCAGGAAACCATATTACTGGCTGAGAATtcaatcaggagctggaacctgaggcaatttctccctccttagttTAGGAGTACTGAAGCCGATTGTAGAACTCCAATCAGCTAATTCAGTGCAGAACAAGGTTTGACCTGGGATCTTTGTGGTttctatggctcagctactcagccAATAAAGTTGCTGAGCTAGTAGAGGAGTAGCTGCCTGTACTGACGTACTGAGGGATCTGGTTGTCCTGAtagatgaatcaca
The DNA window shown above is from Heptranchias perlo isolate sHepPer1 chromosome 1, sHepPer1.hap1, whole genome shotgun sequence and carries:
- the lias gene encoding lipoyl synthase, mitochondrial isoform X2, with the protein product MELLRLGRYSAHRRRLLQVCARLVCSELRAFSTLPDKKKHLLEVGPDLREFISGELSDKKTWEEYKGNLKRQKGERLRLPPWLKTEIPLGKNYNKLKNTLRNLNLHTVCEEARCPNIGECWGGGEKGTATATIMLMGDTCTRGCRFCSVKTSRKPPPLDPDEPFNTANAIAEWGLDYVVLTSVDRDDLPDGGAKHFAATVSRLKERHSKIIVECLTPDFGGDLKAVETVAVSGLDVYAHNVETVRELQRTTRGWCGLCNVRTIHATDKTTPKGG